The genomic DNA TGCCAGATAATTCCATCTCCCATGAATCTTTTACCACCTTCATGAAAACCTTTGTCATTTaaccacatcttctgaaatcTGTAAATTGCAGTTACTGGTTTAGGATAATCGAATCATAACCAATTAAAGGACTATGATTAGATATTCCTATAACTCCATCCGTTGTAAGTTTCCATCCAAAAAAAGTTATAAACTTCCCTATCAAGATTACACGAAATCCTCTTGCTTCCCACTCTTCCATTAGACCACAAGAATTCATCACTATTATTAGGACTTTGAATCAAATTACATACACTTGGTGCTTCGTAAAATTCTCTCATAGAAATTCTTAAAGAACTCCTTCCTCCCTTTTTCTCATCTACGTACATAACCACATTGAAGTCACCAATGATCAACCATGCCTTATCCAATACGCTTATTCTTCAATTTCCCTCCACAATTTCTCTTATATTGATAGCTAAAACTTCTGCATGCATGGATACCAGAAACCAAAAATTCTACATTCCTTAGTATTTGCACCAATATAGAAGATCTCCTTCGAGCGAAATTTCATCTTGATCATGAGAACGTTGAAGAAGTGTTGATCGAGAATAGAACCGACCCAAATTGATCACAAAGAAGCGTCAATAGATATTCATAACGAAGTGATAAATCACTCTTCAGGTTTTGCAAATTAAAGGTTCACCTATTTTATACATGCTTAAATTTTTGATTGATAACAATGTTGTACGGTGGTAAAGTCATTCGTTGATGACACCAGTGACCAGAGTTCGTAACTCTGGGGCAGCATATTCTTCGCccatcaaaatcaaaagaaaaaaataaaaaataaagaaaacaaagcaGCAGCAGCCCTAAAAAGCGTTCCTCTGGATATGGACTTCATTAATATTCGCTAGCCGAATCCCAAGTCCAATCCCAAGCCAAATCCCATCACCACATAGATTAGTCCCCGGAAGAAACTCCTGggagtttctttatttttttttcgcgTCAAAACAAAGCTTTCTTTTTCTTGAGAACAGCTTAGTAATGAAGCAGTCATACCCTCTATAAATACCAACCTCCTCCGACAAATCTTTTCTCACATACAAATTCTTCTCCTACACCAGAAACCTAAcctctttttcttttactttgcACGAAGAAGAAAAACCCTAATGGTATGTTTTCGATTTCGATTTCAATCTCTTGTTCCTTCTCTTTGTATTTTTCTTTAACTAACGTCTGTGTGCTTGTTTTTGTTTGTGATTAGGCACTTCAAGGTCAACAGACTGTGAGTTACCCTAGTTTCAAGCTTGTGATTGTTGGTGATGGTGGAACCGGAAAGACTACTTTTGTCAAAAGACATCTTACTGGAgaattcgagaagaaatacgaaCGTAAGCAGTTTTATCTAAGAGATTGTTCGATTTTGGTTGTTGATAATGATTTTGGTTAATTGACAGTTTGATTTAGGTTATTGATGAGATTTTTTTCCTTGATATTGTTAATTTGCAGCTACAATTGGTGTTGAAGTTCATCCATTGGATTTCCACACTAATGTTGGACCGATTAGGTTCTACTGTTGGGATACTGCTGGTCAAGAGAAATTTGGTGGGCTTAGAGATGGATACTAGTAAGATTTTTCTTTCATCTTTTGTCTTCTTGATTGTTCTTTGACATGCTTAGATTGATACTCTCTTGAAATTTTGATATACTATCTTGAGATTTAGCCCTAATTACAAACTAATTCTTTTTCGGTTTATGATCTTTGGTGTTTCCATTACTAAACTTGAATTTCTTTGTTTCATGTAGTATCCATGGGCAATGTGCAATAATCATGTTTGATGTTACTGCTCGTTTGACATACAAGAATGTCCCAACATGGCACAGAGATCTCTGCAGGTATATTTCTTCACTTCCTGTGTTGTTTTCGGTTCTATATGTAGTTGGAATTGTATTGGCATGTTGAGTTATAGATTATATAAGCTTTGAATACAATAAAATTCCTATATGTTGTTTTGGAGGGCTCTTTATATAGTTGGAATTGTATTGGGACTTTTTGAGTTTTACTTATAGATGCTGTAAGTTTTCAATGCACTAAAATTTCTGTATGGTTGCAATTTGTAGGGTCTGTGAGAATATCCCAATTGTTCTTTGTGGAAACAAGGTTGATGTCAAGAACAGGCAGGTGAAAGCAAAGCAAGTCACATTCCACAGGAAGAAGAATCTGCAATACTATGAGATTTCAGCAAAGAGTAACTACAACTTTGAGAAGCCTTTCTTGTACCTTACCAGAAAGCTTGCAGGTGATGCTACCATCCACTTTGTAGAGTCACCAGCTCTTGCCCCTCCCGAAGTTACCATTGACTTGGTTCAGCAACAACAGATTGAAAAAGACTTGGAAGATGCAAGGGCACAACCTCttcctgatgatgatgatgatgcctttcaAATGGAATGAGCACTGTTTTTCCTAGTTTTCGTTTAATTTGACTGCCACACTTTGATATTGATATCATTGCAACTTTTTATACTTCAATGTGGGTTGTGGGTTGGTTAACTTGGTTTGTTAACAGCAAAGTTTACTAATTAAGATTAAAATTACCAGTTTTTTGTACTAATCAATCTCTTCTGTTCTGCTTCAattataattttcttttttgtgtaTGGGAAATTTTCTACTTAAGCATAACCACTTTAGAAGAGATGATTGTTTGAGCATCTTTTTAACATAGCCATATTTGGTTCTTAGTTGGCTGCTTTTGGATTCAGTGTGATGCTGTACACGTCTGGTTTATGCATCATACTAAATAAGATCAATGTGCAAGGAGACCCGCAAGCATGTAATGTGTCTGTAATTCGTTTCAAGACCAACCAGTCAAGGCTATTATGAAACCAAccattctacagatttatgggtcCAGTTGTGAAGGTAATACAATTCTttgagctggatgatggtgaaacTCCTTGCCTATGAAACAGAATTGCATCAGGATTAAGTTCCGGTATTAAGTTATGAATTTCACAGCCTTAAGTTTCGGTATTAAGCGGTATTAAGTTATAAATTTCACAGCCTAGATTTGAAGACTTACCCGACTCGATGCTTATCGAGGTTTCTATTGCCTCTTGGGCCTTGTCGAGACTGTATTTCCCATATGGGCTTGCATCCTactaacatttttttttgtcaCGAAAAAGGTGTCGGTCACGTAAGATCGACACTGGTGCATGGGTATTAAACTCGAGAGAGATCTcaagaaccataatattgggcataccaaaatctttcaaggcatactgaatgaagacaaaaaaagttGTTGAAtcgcaaaatcagataaccccttaacccaaattttttttaatggcaaatctgccctttacgtattagtgttaataatcttgattagtgattaaatattttgtttagtgactaagataattttcagaattataagagttgtttagatgaaaaatttgaggaaaaaaaaatcaaagttttggtttggttaagaaggagagaaagagaaggagaaagtgagaaaattctaattcttgattcaatggaggatgaggagggtcatcattcatctaaaaaacctaggaaaatacacatcaactacaacaatgatccagaaatggctgatttcttagattatgagaatgattttacacccactcaaactcaaacacaaactcaagatgatgatttttatgagccaaatcctgatgatgaatacattgatgaggaacccaattcttctaatacacaggtacacttatatcctatacttaatctcacttctatagctctcaattatcaaaagttaggttttttgaatcatggttcggcgaaacaggttgaggttcggctcacatttatgagccgaatctaccattgatgaacggttcggcttactgaatctgtttactgcatgcgccgaacctataatttccaattccaacccttttgctagatactagttcggcttatatgaaagtttcatagtaagccgaacaacatcctgaatagcccggaatagaatcattactaattcggcttacatagccaaaatcgtatgtgccgaacataattttttaatttctgggttgaaatattgttactggttcggcacatatggagaatatcgtatcagccgaaacctcttatgttcaaggttcggcacataatttgATTATAGTATGAGCTGAacataaatttgtaaatttttgggttaaaatattgttcgaggttcggtacatattgaggatatcgtataagccgaaacctcttatgtccaaggttcgtcacataatatgattatcttctgagccgaacataaatttgtaaatttttgggttaaaatattgttcgaggttcggcacatattgaggatatcgtacaagccgaaacctcttatgtccaaggttcgacacataatatgattatcttctgagccgaacatgcatttgttaatttttgggttaaaatattgtttgtggttcggcacatattgaggatatcgtacaagccgaaacctctaaatgtttatagttcggcacataatgtgattatcgaatgcgccgaaccttgttattatattccctttctagtgtttaaccttgtgatattctttgtagatcgtgcttggacccatggaaaatcaacctgatccagtagacataattcacgaggataccaaggatcacttccaaaatgatttggtatgtaaaaACCTTTtgcttaccttaatgttgtcggaatattccaaagttttgcttactaattacttgttttggaatgaacgtagatatggaaaactaaaccagaagttctggattggcttgaggaacacgcgatgaagataaattgtgtactagttaaaggacaacaaagccgatgggatcagtttgaaatgatttgtgagcgtagtggaaccggcgctagcaaggttaaaaagggtactgtatacgttgggaagaccgggagaaagaataggacgaagacgaagaaaagaaattgccctttcaagatcgttttcaacctcaagaataagtccatgaacaaagaagatcaatattggataatgaataaagatatggattgtcgtcataaccacccacgtcccaaagaccttcatggacatgcgaaagtagcgcgactcaaacccgacgagatgctaaaagtggataaaatgacaggagcacgtttgccaccttctaggattcttagcaaatcgaaggcggacaacaacaataacaagtcgactatgcaaactatctacaatgcaagacaaaagattaaaatactcaatttgcaaggtaggatggtgatgcaacaagtaatgtggttaggggtgaagaataactacgcttgccaaaataagttggatgacttcggtcaagtcacgcaccttttccttgcccacccggaatgcgcccaattggctatatgcttcccacaagttattatattggattgcacgtacaagactaataaatatgagatgccgttgatgaacattgtggggcatacttccacaaaggcaccgttcaccgtggctttttgtttcatgaaaaacgagaagaaagagagttatgtttgttcttccacggtcattggtgttttggaatcaattttgtccttcatttttttcaacatctccctacccgcggcattggtcctgacacaagtatgaaagttataagactaattcggcacaagtatgaatcatgtcttgaaatttttattaccttacacagagagtggatcggctcataccacaaaataaTTATACGCCGATCCTAAATATTCGGCTCAAAACCTATATTGTCGAGTAAGCCAAACCatgtattcggctcacaaccgatattgtcgaataagccgaacctatgattatgaactcaaacatgtattcggcgcaacatgatatcatataaataagccgatcccacacacttgtaaaatttatgaaatactatcgaataagccgaatctagacttatgaattgaaacatttattcggcgcaaaactaatactaccatacaagccgatcctaagcacatgcaaaaattctgaaattcaaacaacatttattcggcacaaaactaatactaccatacaagccgatcctaagcacatgcaaaatttctgaatttcaaacaacatttattcggcacaaaactaatactaccatacaagccgatcctacgcacatgcaaaatttctgaaattcacaaaacatattcggcacaaaactaacaccatcgaataagccgatcctaaatataagtctctgttttactaagttcggctcaaaacagatttcagatatacgccgagccgttcatatgcactttcagggttcagtttcaagaatagctcggcgcacatctaacatttgttttacgccgaaccataccctgtaaccgccgcagaacacatgattttgacgaattaaatcgaccaaaacaatcaaaaacatcaaatatgagatgggtttgtagaactaaccttcttattttcatttccggcgttggttctttttcaatctcttcttccgattgattttgtggttgattttgagtttgttcttcactctctaaatcttcttcttcatgaataggttgttcaatcgatcgatttgaacgagatactgccttacgacgatccattatatagtttcaCAAATCGACAATTAAGtttccgcgatgaaaaaaaaagaaagggaagggtggagttcggctgtggagaggaagaagaagaaggtgaatgaaactgattttaggtgtagttgattataggttttgtattagagttatggatagattagtagtaatttaatggatttaagggcatatagataATTGAACCATCccataggataccccttataaggtcatccaagttaggactagtcatTTGTATGCGTCGAAAGTTTTAGGCATGCCCAAAATTGGTGTTCGATCTCAATTGTAGCACCCCACTTCCAGCATTACGCCAACCGAATATACGACAATAAAGGTGTGTTCCAACCTCGAATCCCGACACGTGGATGGTTATAATTTAAGCGTCGATTTCAAGCGGGATGTAATCCAACGATTAAGAATAGTCGCGTTAAAAGAAAGCGATGACTCCCAAAACCCTTCCTTTAATCTCTCTACCTATATATTTAGAAAACCCTTATTCTCCCCTATTCTCTATTCCTCTCTCATCTCATCAGACCCATATACCATTCAAAATCTAACTCTAAAAAACCAGAGAAGAAAAACCAGAGGCGGCGATAATGGTAAAATCTTCGTTCTTTGAATCTGTATTTTTGCATTGTTAGGGTTTAAGCGGCGGCGATTTGAGGCGGCGATactgatttttttgttgtttgtgtTTTGTAACAGGCGCTTCAAGGTCAGCAGACTGTGAGTTACCCTAGTTTCAAACTAGTTATTGTTGGTGATGGTGGAACTGGTAAatgatttgttttattttttcgatttgttttgattttgtgtgatttttttagggtttattgtAACATGAGATCTGATGGTTGTGTCTTAACAGGAAAGACTACTTTTGTGAAGAGACATCTTACTGGTgaattcgagaagaaatacgaaCGTGAGTATATGTTTTTTTAGAtctcttgattttgattttgtttttgcatTGATTTGATCTGTGTTGAATGATTGCTGagaattatttttgttttgtttttttggttgtaGCCACTATTGGTGTTGAAGTTCATCCTTTGGATTTCCACACCAACTGTGGACCTATTAGGTTTTACTGTTGGGATACTGCTGGACAGGAGAAATTCGGTGGGCTTAGAGATGGATATTAGTGAGTTTTCAATTCAACAAatctttcattttgttttgatttgtgtCTTATACTCTTATCTGCTACGATGATCATGATCTTTGACAGTTATATTAGATGTAGTCAATAGTTAAATTGTTACATTTAGACTTGGCTTTTGAGATTGTAATGGACCTTCATGTTTTATCATTGAAGCAGCTGTTTTGTTATACATTGAAGCAGCTGTTCAGTTGTACATTGAAGCAGCTGTTCAGTTATGACTTGTGTCTATAGCATGATTGTTGATAGTCTTTGATGTTAAGGTTAATGTCTATATGCTGTTTCTTTGGACCAAGTTTGAGCATGCAAACATCTATTTTTGATGAAGAACCAACATTGCTTTGGTATAATTTATTTGCAACTCTTACTTAAAATATGGCTAAGTAATTTGAACTGTTTTAGAGTTGCTGTTTTGTTCCCCTAGTATGAGATTAGGCTACTGCAACAGTTGAATATCCGGTTGTAAATCATAATTCAAACtgttatttgttattcttttgttgctTTCTATATTCATCTGTTGAGATGTGATCTCAACTATAGATTTGCTAGTGTACATCCATTTTGAGTTAGAATATTATTGTATCTAGATTTTCATCAGCTATCTTTTGCCTTTTCAGTACTTAACTTGTTGAATCTTTCTGTTTCATGTAGTATCCATGGACAGTGTGCTATAATTATGTTTGATGTTACTGCCCGTTTGACCTACAAGAATGTCCCTACATGGCACAGAGATCTATGCAGGTTTGTTCTGTTGTTAAGCTGTTGTTGGTCTCGAGTATATGTTTTGAGATGTCAGATGCTAATGCAGTTGAATTTTCATTTATGTGTTTAGGGTGTGTGAAAATATCCCTATTGTTCTTTGTGGAAACAAGGTTGATGTCAAGAACAGGCAAGTGAAAGCAAAGCAAGTTACTTTCCACAGGAAGAAGAATTTGCAGTACTATGAGATTTCTGCAAAGAGTAACTACAACTTCGAGAAGCCTTTCTTGTATCTCGCCAGGAAGCTTGCTGGGTACTGTTAACAACTATAAACCTCCTTTTGCTGCTCTCTTAAGTTTTGCTTCTCTAGTTTATTGTGATGTTAATAACTCATTGTGCAATGCAGTGATGCCAATCTCCACTTTGTTGAGTCACCTGCGCTTGCTCCTCCAGAGGTTTCAATTGATATGGAGGCACAACAGAAGTAAGTTTTCTATTGTATTCATTTTGTTTGGCTCACAGCTTTCAATGAGACTCGGTGCTAAACTTGAATCTCTTCTTTCATTTCAGGCATGAACAAGAGTTGGCAGCTGCTGCAAA from Papaver somniferum cultivar HN1 unplaced genomic scaffold, ASM357369v1 unplaced-scaffold_24, whole genome shotgun sequence includes the following:
- the LOC113341023 gene encoding GTP-binding nuclear protein Ran1B, which gives rise to MALQGQQTVSYPSFKLVIVGDGGTGKTTFVKRHLTGEFEKKYEPTIGVEVHPLDFHTNCGPIRFYCWDTAGQEKFGGLRDGYYIHGQCAIIMFDVTARLTYKNVPTWHRDLCRVCENIPIVLCGNKVDVKNRQVKAKQVTFHRKKNLQYYEISAKSNYNFEKPFLYLARKLAGDANLHFVESPALAPPEVSIDMEAQQKHEQELAAAANQPLPDDDDDAFD
- the LOC113341022 gene encoding GTP-binding nuclear protein Ran1A-like, giving the protein MALQGQQTVSYPSFKLVIVGDGGTGKTTFVKRHLTGEFEKKYEPTIGVEVHPLDFHTNVGPIRFYCWDTAGQEKFGGLRDGYYIHGQCAIIMFDVTARLTYKNVPTWHRDLCRVCENIPIVLCGNKVDVKNRQVKAKQVTFHRKKNLQYYEISAKSNYNFEKPFLYLTRKLAGDATIHFVESPALAPPEVTIDLVQQQQIEKDLEDARAQPLPDDDDDAFQME